The sequence AGGTGTGGGAGCTGCTGGGCGCATTCTTCGATACCGAGATGGAAACGCAGGAGCCGATTGCAGGTGCAGTCGATTCGATCGCCGAACTGCAGCGCGAGGCGGACGTGGTGGTGCTCACCAACCTCGTCGATGCGCGCAACGAGGCGCGCCGCCGGCAGCTGCGCGACATCGGCATCACTGCGCCGGTCTTCACCAACCAGGGGCCCAAGGGCGGCCTGCTCCGCCGGATCGTGGAAGAGCATGGCGCCAGCCGCGCGGTGTTCATCGACGACATCGCCAAGCACCACGAATCGGCGATGGAGCATGCCGGGCACGTCCACCGGCTGCACTTCTGCGGCGAGCCGGCCATCGCCCCGCATGTCCCCTGCGCGCACGAGGCGGGCCATGCCCATGCGCGGATAGACAATTGGGCAGAAGCTCTGCCATGGATCATCGAAACGCTGCATGGAGAACGGCAATGAGCATCGAGGCACGGCTTGCGGAACTGGGCATCGAACTGCCCAAGGCGGCGGCCCCCGTGGCGGCCTATGTGCCGGTGGTGGTGGCGAACGGCCTTGCCCATGTATCCGGCCAGCTCCCTTTCGTCGACGGCCAGCTCGTCACCGGGCGGCTGGGCGAGGACGTCTCGCTGGAGGACGGACAGGCTGCGGCGCGCGCCTGCGGCCTGATGATCCTGTCGCAGTTGCAGGAGGCGGGCATTGCGCTCGACCGGGTGGAGCGCGTGGTGAAGCTGGGCGCTTTCGTCAATTCGACCGCCGATTTCACGGACCAGCCCAAGGTCGCCAATGGCGCGTCGGAGCTGATGTTCGAAATTTTCGGCGACAAGGGCCGCCACGCCCGTGCAGCCGTCGGCGTACCGGCATTGCCGCTGGGTGCCGCCGTCGAAGTGGACGCGGTGATCGCCATTGCGGACTGACAAGGTCAGCACGCTGGCGGCATGGGCCTATGCCCATCGCGGCCTGCATGACACCGGCGTGCCGGAAAACTCGCTGGCGGCCTTTCGCGCGGCCATCGACGCCGGACTCGGCATCGAATGCGATATCCGCAAGAGCAGCGATGGACGGGCCATTGTCTTCCACGATGCCGAGCTGGAGCGGCTGACCGGTCGCGCGGGCAAGATGGGTGTGCGCTCCGTCGGCGACCTGACCAGCATTGCCTTGCTGGGCAGCGAGGAGAGGATTCCCACCTTGCGCGATGCGCTGGAACTGGTGGCCGGGAAAGTGCCGCTGCTGCTGGAAATCAAGAGCGACAACTATCGCTCGATCGAGCCGCTGTGCCGCGCCGTACGGCGCGACCTCGAAGGCTATACCGGGGCGGTCGGCGTGATGAGCTTCGATCCGCGCGTGCCGCAGTGGTTCGGCAAGCACGAGCCCGAATGCCCGCGCGGCCTCGTCGTTACCGAACAGAACGAGCGCACATTGATCGCCGGGATCAAGCGGCGGGTGATGGTCGCCCGCTCCAAGCCCGATTTCGTCGCGCTCGACATTCGCGACCTGCCCAGCAGCTTTTCGCGCAAGCAAGCTGCCGCGGGTCGGCCATTGTTTACCTGGACCGTGCGCAGCGCAGCGCAGGTCGATACGGCACTGGCCGTGGGCGCTGCGCCGATTCTGGAAGGGGCAGGGGTGGCGGCGTGGGAGCAGGCCTCCTAAGTCTGGGGCGATGGCCGACAGCGCGCTAACAGCCCGGATAGCCCCTGCCGTTGGCAGCGTGGATGCCACCGAGTGGGATCGGCTGGCGGGCACCGACAACCCCTTCACCAGCCATGCCTTCCTCACCCTGCTGGAAGATTCTGGCAGCGTCGGCCCCGGCACCGGCTGGACGCCGGCACCGCTGCTGCTGGAGGAGGAGGGCAAACTGGTCGGCGCCATGCCGAGCTATGCCAAGGGTCACAGCCAGGGCGAATACGTGTTCGACTATGCCTGGGCCGATGCCTGGCACCGGGCGGGCGGCGAATACTATCCCAAGTTGCAGATCTCCGCCCCCTTTACCCCAGCCACCGGCCCGCGCCTGCTGCTGGCGGACGAGCGGCACGCAGCCCCGCTACTGGCCGCCGCCGAGCAACTGGTGCTGCAGAACGGCTGGTCCAGCGCCCATGCGACGTTCGTCGAGCCTGCGCAGGAAAAGCTGTTCGAAGCGGCGGGCTGGCTGCGGCGCGAGGATCTTCAGTTCCACTGGTACAACCGCGACTATGCCAGCTTCGAGGACTTCCTCGGCGCGCTGACCTCGCGCAAGCGCAAGGACCTGCGCAAGGAACGCCGGCTGGCAATCGAAGGGCTGGAAATCAAGGCGTTGACGGGCGCGGACATCCGCGCCGAACACTGGGACGCCTTCTGGCTGTTCTACCAGGACACCGGTGCGCGCAAATGGGGCACGCCCTACCTGACGCGCGCGGCATTCGACCTGATGGGCGAGCGGATGGGCGACCGGTTGCTGCTGTTGCTGGCTTACGAGGACGGCTTGCCGATTGCCGGTGCGCTGAATTTCATCGGCGGGGAGGCGCTGTACGGGCGCTATTGGGGATGCCTGTCAGAGCGCCGCTTCCTGCATTTCGAGCTGTGTTACTACCGCGCCATCGACGCGGCGATCGAGCTCGGCCTGAAGCGGGTAGAGGCGGGAGCGCAGGGCGGTCACAAGCTGGCGCGTGGTTACGAGCCCGTCGCGACCGTTTCGATGCACTACCTGGCCGATCCGGGCTTCCGCGATGCCGTCGCGGATTTCCTCGATCGGGAGCGGAGAGGCATCGCCATCGACCAGTTGCACCTGGCCGGACACACGCCTTTTCGCAGGGGGTGATCAGGCGGCGCGAGCGTCGCCCTGGCGCAGCCATTCGCGAGCGCGACGCTGGGCGTCGGCGATTTCGACTGCGGTCATCTCGTCCGAGACATCGGCGCGGCACCAGGCGGCAGCCTCGTGGCCCTTGGCGGCAGCGAGGTTGAACCACTTGTGCGCTTCGATCAGGTCGCAGTCGACGCCATGGCTGCCGGTCGAATAGGCAACGCCGAGGTCGTAGTAGGCATTGGTGTCGCCATCGGCGGCGGCTGCCAGGCAGCGTGCCACCAGCATGTCGCCGATATTGTCGTCGGCCGGCTGAACCTTGGCGAAAGTCTCGATCTTGGCGAGTTCCATTCCGTATCTCCCCTGTTCGTCTCCGGGTCCCCAATGTCCCGGGCCCGTCTGACTGGGCAGGCCGATGTTTTGACGAACGTGGTCAAGAATTGGTTAACGCGCCGCGCAAAAAGTCGTCTGGGCGCGTTTGTGGCCCTTCAATCCAGATTGCCGCTTGTGCCCTTCCGGCCCTCGCCTTATAGGCCCGCCCATCCATGGCTTTGACAGCCGTGCGGACAGACCCCGAAGCATAACGGGGCAGGCGCCGGTTGCCGCAGGGAAAGCCGCTCGCTTGGGGTTCGGAGTACTGAATGGCGACCGCCGCACGTGACGATATCGACATTCTCGCAAAGGCGAAGCGTGCCCTGCACGCCGACTATTCGCCCAGCGAAGAAGAAGAATACATGTCGGATGTACAGCTTAACTACTTTCGGGTGCTGCTGCTCGAATGGAAGAAGAGCATTGTCGAGGCATCTGAAAATACGCTGCAAAACCTGCAGGACGGCCCGATCCGGGAGCCGGACCTGAACGATCGCGCCTCCAGCGAGACCGACTGGGGCATCGAATTGCGCACGCGTGACCGGCAACGCAAGCTGATCGCCAAGATCGACGCGGCCCTGCGCCGTATCGACGAAGGCGAATACGGTTATTGCCAGGTAACCGGCGATCCGATCGGCATCAACCGCCTGATCGCTCGGCCCATCGCCACCATGACGGTCGAGGCGCAGCAGGCGCACGAGCGACGCGAGAAGGTCTCGCGCGACGACTGACCCGAGATGGGACAGTTTTCACAAGTGCGATCCGGATTAACGAGTGATTAGTCCTCGCGCGGGCATCGCGAAGCCGAGTTCATGAACTTGCCGCGCGCAGGTTCCGGCACAGGCACTAGAACAGGATCGCAAGCAAGCCGATGAGCAATGTCGACACCCGCCAGCTCGATCGCGACAGTCTCTTCATCCTCGCCCAGTTGCGGGTCGACGGGCAGGAGCAGGTGTATCGCGTCAAGGTTCGCAATCTGTCCGCCGGCGGCATGATGGCCGAAGGCGACGTGAAGGTGCTGCGCGGGGCGCTGGTCGAAGTGGAGCTGCGCAATCTCGGCTGGGTCGAAGGCTCGGTTGCCTGGAAGGAGGACAATCGCTTCGGCATCGCCTTCGTCGACGAGATCGACCCCAAGCAGGCACGGTCACCGGTCGCCGGAGGTACCGTCGCGCAGCCGCAGGTCTTCCATGATGCTGGCACCAAGCTGCGCAACATCTGATCCGACTGCACAGTTGAAGCGCGTCGCCCGCCGGCCTATTCGCTGCGGTCGATGCGACGTTTGCTCCCTCTTGCCTGTGCCGCGCTGCTTGGCAGCCTGACAGCCTGCGGCTCGACCGACGAGGGCACGCTCGACGTGGCCATTATCGGCACCGAGGACAGCGTCCTGACCAGCAGCCTGCGGCTTTCCATTTCCGCCCAGCACGTGCGTGGCGCCACGCAGTGGGGCCTCGTCACGCTCAATGCCCAGGGCGAGACCGTACCCGCACTGGCGGAACGCTGGATTGTCACCGACGACGGCCTGAGCTTCATCTTCCGCCTGCGCGAAGGCACCTGGCCCGACGGCAGCGAAATGACCGCAGCCAGCGCCCGCGATGCCCTGAATGTCGCCATAGACGGCTTGCGCGGCACTTCGCTGGGGCAGGACCTGGCGCCGATCGAGGAGGTGCGGGCGATGGCCGGCCGGGTGATCGAACTGCGCCTCTCCACGCCCGAACCCTACCTGCTGCAATTGCTGGCACAGCCCGAACTGGCGCTACGGCAGCCGGGCGGCGAGACTGGCCCGATGACCCTGCTGCGGAGCGAGGACGGGCTGGCGCTCGAATTCAAGCCGCCGCAGGAACGCGGCCTTCCGTTCGAGGAAGACTGGCAGGAAGACGTGCGCGAGGTGCGTCTGCATGTCGGCCCCGCGCAGGACAGCATCGCCATGTTCGACCAGGGGCAGGCGGATATCGTCATCGGCGGCACGCTCGGCACGCTCCCGCTGGTGGAGACGGGGCCGCTGTCTTCCGGCACCTTGCGGGTCGACGCGACCTTCGGCCTGTTCGGCCTGCAGGTACGGGCGGAGCAGGGCCTGCTGAGCAATGACAGCGTGCGCGAGGGACTGGCCATGGCCATCGACCGCGACGCCTTGCTCTCGCGCTACAATATCAGTGGCTGGGTGCCGACCACGCGTCCGGTTTCGCCGGGACTGCCGGGTGATCGCGGGCTGGTGCGCGAACGCTGGACCAACGAGGACATCGCCGACCTGCGCAGCGAAGCGGCCGCGCGGATCAGCGCCTGGCGTCGCCAGTTCGACGAAGGCGATATCTCGCAGCCCGCGTCGGTCTCCATCGCGCTGCCCGATGCCCCTGGCTGGGACCTGCTGTTCAGCGACCTGGCGGGGCAGCTCTCGCAGATCGGCCTGCGCCTGCAGCGCGTCGACGACGCGCGCGAGGCGGATCTCGTGCTGGTCGACCGGGTGGCCCGATATCCGGCGCCGCGCTGGTTCCTCAACCAGTTCCATTGCTCGCTGAACCGCGGCCTGTGCGTCGAGAATGTCGACGACCTGGTGCAGTCGGCCCTGCAGGAGGCCGACCCCCTCGCCCGCGGACGCATCCTGGCCGAAGCGGAGGCTGATCTGACGCTTGCCAATGTCTTCATTCCCATCGGCGCACCGCTGCGCTGGTCGCTGGTGCGCGGCAGCGTGGAAGGCTTCCAGCCGAACACCTATGCCTTCCATCCCTTGCCGGACATGGCCGAGATACCCAGATAAGAGGCAAGGAGAGCCGATGAGCGACAACGTCCAGCGCCCGCGCCCGATCACGATTTCAGAGACCCTACCCCTCGGCAAGGACCCGCAGGCGGTTCGCCAGCGGATCGAGGCAATGGAGCTGGTGCTGGAGCGCAGCTTCGTGATTCCCGGCATCAATCGTCCTGTCGGCCTCGACGCCATCATCGGCCTGGTGCCGGTGGTGGGCGACGTGATCGCCATGGCCATGGGTGCCTATATCGTATGGGAAGCGCGCAACCTCGACATGCCCAAGTGGAAGCTGCTGCGCATGGCCGGCAATGTCGCCTTTGATAGCGCCGTGGGCGCGGTGCCGATGGTGGGCGACCTGTTCGACTTCCTGTTCCGCTCCAACACCCGCAACCTGCGCATCGTGAAGAAGCATCTCGACAAGCACCACCCGGAATCGCGGGTGATCGAGCAGTAGTTTCTTTTGTGACCGGCTTCGCCTAGGCCACTGGCATGGCAAAGCGCGACGTCACCTATTCCTCATACCTCGATCTGGAGCGCATCCTGTCGGCGCAGCATCCCGCGTCCGATGCGCATGACGAGTTCCTGTTCATCATCGTCCATCAGGCCAGCGAGCTGTGGCTGAAGCTGTGCCTGCACGAGCTGGAAGCCGCGCGCGAGCTGGTGATCGCGGATGACCTGTCACCGGCCTTCAAGATGCTTGCCCGGGTGGCGCAGGCACAGCGGCAGCTGATTTCCAGCTGGGACGTGCTGGCGACGATGACACCGCACGATTACTCGCTGATCCGCCCGCACCTCGGTTCGTCCAGCGGATTCCAGTCGGCCCAGTACCGGCTGATGGAATTCATCCTCGGCGGCCGCAATCCCGACATGGTGACCATGCACGAGGCGACGCCGGAAGTGGCGGCGAAGCTGCGCGCCGAACTGGCCCGGCCCAGCCTTTACGGCGAGGTGCTGCGGCTGTTGCGCAAGCGCGGCTTTGCCATTCCGGCAGGACTGGTAGAGGGCGAATTCGACGGGCCGCACAAGGCCATCCCGGAAGTCACCGAGGCCTGGGCCCAGGTCTATCGCGACCCGAACACCCATTGGGACCTCTACGAACTGGCGGAAAAGCTGGTCGACCTCGAGTACCATTTCCAGCGCTGGCGCTTCGGTCACCTGAAGACGGTGGAACGGATCATCGGCTTCAAGCGGGGCACAGGCGGCACGGCGGGCGTCCCCTACCTCGAAAGCGTGCTGAAGCAGGGGTTCTTCCCCGAACTGCTGGCCGTCAGGACCGAGCTGTGAGCAACTGGCAGGCCGAAGCCGAACGGCTGGATGCTGCCGACCCGCTGGCCGGGTGGCGCGGCGAATTCCTGCTCGACCCTGCCGTCGCCTATCTCGACGGCAACTCGCTCGGCGCCTTGCCCAAGGCGACGCTGGCGCGCGTCGAGCAGGTGGTGCGCGGCGAATGGGGCGAGGGGTTGATCGGCAGCTGGAACGACGCCGGCTGGATCGACCTGCCGCAGAAACTGGGCGCCAAGATCGCCGCGCTGGTGGGGGCCAGGCCGCATGAAGTGGTCTGTGCCGACAGCGTTTCGGTCAACCTGTTCAAGCTGATTTCTGCGGCCCTGGCGATGCGTCCCGGGCGCAAGGTCGTGCTGTCCGAACCCGGCAATTTCCCGACCGATCTCTACATGATCGAAGGACTTGAAAAACAGGGACTTGCCGAGCGGCGACTGGTCGACCGCGATGCCATCGAAGCTGCACTGGGCGACGACGTGGCGCTGCTGTTGCTGACCCATGTGCACTACAAGTCGGGTGCCATGTTCGACATGGCCCGCCTCACCAGGGCTGCGCACGATGCCGGCGCGCTGGTGCTGTGGGACCTGTCGCATAGCGCGGGCGCGGTGCCGGTGGAGCTGGACGCGGCAGGCGCGGATTTCGCGGTCGGCTGCGGCTACAAGTACCTCAACGGCGGCCCCGGCGCGCCGGCTTTCGCTTACGTCGCTGAACGGCACCTGGCGGCACTGAAGCAACCGTTAAGCGGTTGGATGGGGCACAAGGCCCCCTTCGAATTCCGCGACGATTACGAGCCTGCCCCCGGCATCGAGAAGCTGCTCTGCGGCACCCCCTCGATCATCGCGATGAGCGCGCTGGAAGTGGGTGTGGACCTGATGTCCGCCATCGGTATCGAAGCGCTGGTCGGCAAGTCGCGCCAGCTGTCCGAATTCACGCGCGCCGCCATGGCGGAGGTGGTGCCGGAACTGCCCTGCATCTCTCCGGCGGACCCCGAACGGCGCGGCAGCCAGCTCTCGTTCCGGCACGAGCATGCCTACGAGCTGTGCCAGGCGCTGATCGCGCGCAAGGTGATCGGCGACTTCCGCGCACCCGATGTGCTGCGCCTCGGCTTCGCTCCCGCCTATGTCCGCTTCGCCGACTGCTGGCGGGCGGTGAGCGAGTTGCGCGACATTCTCGACAGCGAGGAATGGCGGAAGCCGGAGTATGCCGAAAGGGGAGCGGTGACCTAGGTCACTCCTCCAACTCGATGTCCCAGTAGAGCCAGTCCCGCCAGGTTTCGTGCAGGTAGTTGGGCGGGAAGCCCTTGCCGTGCTGTTGCAGCTGCCAGCTGGTCGGCCGGATCGGGTCGACATGCAGCCGCATGTTCGCCTGTTCGGGCGTGCGCCCGCCCTTCTTCATGTTGCAGGGCGCGCAGGCGGTGGCGATGTTCTCCCAGGTCGTCTTCCCGCCCAGGCGTCGCGGCACGACATGGTCGTAGGTGAGGTGCTGCTGGCTGCCGCAGTACTGGCAGGAAAACTTGTCGCGCAGGAACAGATTGAAGCGGGTGAAGGCCGGGAACTGGCTGGGCTTCACATATTGCCGCAGCGCGATGACGCTGGGCACCTTCATGTCGAGTGACTGCGAGTGCACCGCCCGGTCGTAGCTGGCGACGATATCCACCCGTTCGAGGAACACCGCCTTGATCGCGGTCTGCCAGGGCCAGAGGCTGAGCGGGTAGTAGGAGAGCGGCGTGTAGTCCGCATTGAGGACCAGCGCGGGGCAACTTTCCAGCTTCCGCGTCGGGTCATCGTCTGCGCTGCGAAACTTCGCGGCCCGTTCGATCAGTTCGGCTTTGAACACGTTTCTGTGCCCTCCCTGATTGATCTGGAATGTGCACTTGCACGGGAAAGCGTCAACCCTGTTACAGACAGCCTTTCCACAGGGATATTCACATGGACGGCTCTGTGGCATGAGCCTGCGAACCGATGATCGTCACCCGTTTCGCCCCCAGCCCCAACGGCCCGCTGCACCTGGGCCACGCCTACAGCGCGATCGTCGCGCATGACTTGGCGAAGCAGGCTAGCGGCCGGTTCCTGCTGCGGATCGAGGATATCGACGGCGGCCGCTCGCGCCCCGAGCTGGCGGACGACTTTCGCCGCGACCTCGCGTGGCTGGGGCTGGAGTGGGAGGACGTGCCTGACCAGTCCACCCGGCTCGACACCTACGAGGCGGCGGCGCGCCGACTGATGAACGAGGGGCTACTCTATCGCTGCACCTGCACCCGCGCGGAGATCCAGGCGCTGGAGCCGGAGATCGGCCCCGAAGGCATGATCTATCCCGGCACCTGCAAGGGCGAGAACTTCGATCCCGCGCGCCCCGCCGCGCTGCGGCTGGACATGGCAAAGGCCATGGCGCGCACCGGGCCGCTGAGCTGGGAAGACGAGCGTGCCGGGGTGATCGAGGTCGACCCGCGCCAGTTCGGCGACGTGGTGCTGGTGCGCAAGGATGCGCCGGCCAGCTACCATCTCGCGGTCACGCTGGACGATGCCGTCGATGGCGTGACGCTGGTGACGCGCGGGTCGGACCTGTTCTTCGCCAGCCACATCCACCGCCTGCTGCAGGAACTGCTCGAACTGCCGGTGCCGCGCTGGCACCATCACGGCCTGCTGCTGGGCGAGGATGGCAAGAAACTGGCGAAAAGCAGCAAGTCCGGCGAACGCGGCTTCGGCCTGACCGAGCTGCGCGAAGCGGGCGAAGATGGCCGCGCGCTTGCCGAGCGGCTGCGCATGGGCCAAATGCCGTGTGGCATTACCCTGGCACGCTTCCCACATGGTGGTTCATGAACACTATCCTAGTCATCCTCATCGCCGTCCTCGCCATCATGGTCGTGGTGTCGCTGGTGCGCGGCATCGTCGCCTTCCTGCAGACCACCAAGGTCGACCTGGAAACCGGCGGGGAGAACTCCAAGCTGCTGATGGAAAAGCAGAACAAGGCCATGTTCGCCCGCATCAAGTACCAGGCGCTGGCGATTGTGGTCGTTGCCGTCCTGCTGGCGATCAACAGCTAGGGGTGGTCAAGCTCAACAAGATCTACACCCGGACCGGGGACGACGGCACGACCGGCCTCGTCGACGGGTCTCGCCTGCCCAAGCATGCGGCGCGCATGCAGGCGGTGGGCGACGTGGACGAGGTAAATGCCTCTCTCGGGCTTGCTGCTGCGGCAGCCACCGGTGATCTCAAGGGCGATCTGGTTCGCTTGCAGAACGACCTGTTCGACCTGGGCGCGGACCTTGCCACTCCCGGTGACGACTTCGAGCCGTCGGAAATGGTGTTGCGGATCGTCCCAGCGCAGGTCGACTGGGTGGAAAAACGCATTGATGCGCTGAACGAACGGCTGGAGCCGCTCACCAGCTTCGTCCTGCCCGGCGGTAGCGAACTTGCGGCCCGATTGCACCAGGCGCGCACGGTGGCCCGGCGCGCCGAACGCAGCATGACTGCGCTGGCCGCAGTCGAGCCGGTCAATCCGGCGGCACTGGCCTTCGTCAATCGCCTGTCGGACTATCTCTTCACCGCTGCCCGCATTGCCAACGACGAAGGGCGCGGCGACGTGCTCTGGACACCGGGCGCCAACCGCTAACGTCTCGGCGCCAGGCCCCTTTGCTGCCCATTCGTTCGGCGGAGGAGACTAGACGTCGCCGAGCGTCCCGTCGTTCAGTACCCACAGCGCCACTATCAGCAAGCCCGCTCCGGCCGAAATGGCGTAGGCGATGAACTTGAGGTTGGGCAGACTGGGCGAATCCACCGCGTGCGACGATAGCCTCTCGAACGCCCGCAGCGCCCGACGCTGGGCGCTGATGGCAAACACGATGGCCAGCGCGATGAACAGTGTGGCGATGGCCTTGGCCAGCCACGGCGGGTCGAACTCGCCGAACAGCGCGTTGAAGCCGATGCCTATTGCGATGGCTGCAAAAGCGGTGCGCATCCAACCGGCAAAGGTGCGCTCCAGCGCCATGATGGTGCGATCTTCGGCCCAGTCGGTACGATATTCGGCCCACTGCGTGCTCTTGTCGTCAGCGCTTTCGTGCTGTTCGGGATCATCCTGCGCCATGGACCGGATCTAGCCCAGCTTCGAGTTTTCGCCAAACGTGGCGAGGTCAGTCCTCGTCCGCCTTCCGCTTCAATTGGTACAGCAGGTCAAGGGCCTCGCGAGGAGTGAGGGCGTCGACATCGAGCGCCTGCAATTCCTCGCGCAATTCGTCGCGATCCTCGTCCGGCTCATGCGCGACGGCGGCGAATAGCGGCAATTCGCCGAGGCCGGCAGCAAGGCCGCCAGTCTCGGCACGACCCTTCTCCAGCTTGTCCAGCACCGAGCGTGCGCGCTTCACTACCAGCGGCGGCACGCCGGCCAACTTGGCCACGGCAAGGCCGTAGGATTGGTCCGCCGCGCCTTCGGCCAGTTCGTGCAGCAGCACGAGGTCGCCCTTCCATTCCTTGGCGCGAACGTGATGCAGCGAGAGCGCGACGCAGGTCTCCGCCAGGCGCGCCATCTCATGATAGTGCGTGGCGAAGAGGCAGCGACTCTGGTTGGTCTCGTGGATCGCCTCGGCCACGGCCCATGCCAGCGCCAGCCCGTCATAGGTGCTGGTACCGCGCCCCACTTCGTCGAGAATGACGAAGCTGCGCTCGGTCGCCTGG is a genomic window of Aurantiacibacter sp. MUD11 containing:
- a CDS encoding cob(I)yrinic acid a,c-diamide adenosyltransferase, whose protein sequence is MVKLNKIYTRTGDDGTTGLVDGSRLPKHAARMQAVGDVDEVNASLGLAAAAATGDLKGDLVRLQNDLFDLGADLATPGDDFEPSEMVLRIVPAQVDWVEKRIDALNERLEPLTSFVLPGGSELAARLHQARTVARRAERSMTALAAVEPVNPAALAFVNRLSDYLFTAARIANDEGRGDVLWTPGANR
- a CDS encoding PilZ domain-containing protein; this translates as MSNVDTRQLDRDSLFILAQLRVDGQEQVYRVKVRNLSAGGMMAEGDVKVLRGALVEVELRNLGWVEGSVAWKEDNRFGIAFVDEIDPKQARSPVAGGTVAQPQVFHDAGTKLRNI
- the dksA gene encoding RNA polymerase-binding protein DksA, translating into MATAARDDIDILAKAKRALHADYSPSEEEEYMSDVQLNYFRVLLLEWKKSIVEASENTLQNLQDGPIREPDLNDRASSETDWGIELRTRDRQRKLIAKIDAALRRIDEGEYGYCQVTGDPIGINRLIARPIATMTVEAQQAHERREKVSRDD
- a CDS encoding tryptophan 2,3-dioxygenase, coding for MAKRDVTYSSYLDLERILSAQHPASDAHDEFLFIIVHQASELWLKLCLHELEAARELVIADDLSPAFKMLARVAQAQRQLISSWDVLATMTPHDYSLIRPHLGSSSGFQSAQYRLMEFILGGRNPDMVTMHEATPEVAAKLRAELARPSLYGEVLRLLRKRGFAIPAGLVEGEFDGPHKAIPEVTEAWAQVYRDPNTHWDLYELAEKLVDLEYHFQRWRFGHLKTVERIIGFKRGTGGTAGVPYLESVLKQGFFPELLAVRTEL
- a CDS encoding ABC transporter substrate-binding protein, translated to MRRLLPLACAALLGSLTACGSTDEGTLDVAIIGTEDSVLTSSLRLSISAQHVRGATQWGLVTLNAQGETVPALAERWIVTDDGLSFIFRLREGTWPDGSEMTAASARDALNVAIDGLRGTSLGQDLAPIEEVRAMAGRVIELRLSTPEPYLLQLLAQPELALRQPGGETGPMTLLRSEDGLALEFKPPQERGLPFEEDWQEDVREVRLHVGPAQDSIAMFDQGQADIVIGGTLGTLPLVETGPLSSGTLRVDATFGLFGLQVRAEQGLLSNDSVREGLAMAIDRDALLSRYNISGWVPTTRPVSPGLPGDRGLVRERWTNEDIADLRSEAAARISAWRRQFDEGDISQPASVSIALPDAPGWDLLFSDLAGQLSQIGLRLQRVDDAREADLVLVDRVARYPAPRWFLNQFHCSLNRGLCVENVDDLVQSALQEADPLARGRILAEAEADLTLANVFIPIGAPLRWSLVRGSVEGFQPNTYAFHPLPDMAEIPR
- the kynU gene encoding kynureninase — its product is MSNWQAEAERLDAADPLAGWRGEFLLDPAVAYLDGNSLGALPKATLARVEQVVRGEWGEGLIGSWNDAGWIDLPQKLGAKIAALVGARPHEVVCADSVSVNLFKLISAALAMRPGRKVVLSEPGNFPTDLYMIEGLEKQGLAERRLVDRDAIEAALGDDVALLLLTHVHYKSGAMFDMARLTRAAHDAGALVLWDLSHSAGAVPVELDAAGADFAVGCGYKYLNGGPGAPAFAYVAERHLAALKQPLSGWMGHKAPFEFRDDYEPAPGIEKLLCGTPSIIAMSALEVGVDLMSAIGIEALVGKSRQLSEFTRAAMAEVVPELPCISPADPERRGSQLSFRHEHAYELCQALIARKVIGDFRAPDVLRLGFAPAYVRFADCWRAVSELRDILDSEEWRKPEYAERGAVT
- a CDS encoding HNH endonuclease, with protein sequence MERAAKFRSADDDPTRKLESCPALVLNADYTPLSYYPLSLWPWQTAIKAVFLERVDIVASYDRAVHSQSLDMKVPSVIALRQYVKPSQFPAFTRFNLFLRDKFSCQYCGSQQHLTYDHVVPRRLGGKTTWENIATACAPCNMKKGGRTPEQANMRLHVDPIRPTSWQLQQHGKGFPPNYLHETWRDWLYWDIELEE
- a CDS encoding glycerophosphodiester phosphodiesterase family protein; protein product: MRTDKVSTLAAWAYAHRGLHDTGVPENSLAAFRAAIDAGLGIECDIRKSSDGRAIVFHDAELERLTGRAGKMGVRSVGDLTSIALLGSEERIPTLRDALELVAGKVPLLLEIKSDNYRSIEPLCRAVRRDLEGYTGAVGVMSFDPRVPQWFGKHEPECPRGLVVTEQNERTLIAGIKRRVMVARSKPDFVALDIRDLPSSFSRKQAAAGRPLFTWTVRSAAQVDTALAVGAAPILEGAGVAAWEQAS
- a CDS encoding HIG1 domain-containing protein; the encoded protein is MNTILVILIAVLAIMVVVSLVRGIVAFLQTTKVDLETGGENSKLLMEKQNKAMFARIKYQALAIVVVAVLLAINS
- a CDS encoding DUF4112 domain-containing protein, whose translation is MSDNVQRPRPITISETLPLGKDPQAVRQRIEAMELVLERSFVIPGINRPVGLDAIIGLVPVVGDVIAMAMGAYIVWEARNLDMPKWKLLRMAGNVAFDSAVGAVPMVGDLFDFLFRSNTRNLRIVKKHLDKHHPESRVIEQ
- the gluQRS gene encoding tRNA glutamyl-Q(34) synthetase GluQRS, which gives rise to MIVTRFAPSPNGPLHLGHAYSAIVAHDLAKQASGRFLLRIEDIDGGRSRPELADDFRRDLAWLGLEWEDVPDQSTRLDTYEAAARRLMNEGLLYRCTCTRAEIQALEPEIGPEGMIYPGTCKGENFDPARPAALRLDMAKAMARTGPLSWEDERAGVIEVDPRQFGDVVLVRKDAPASYHLAVTLDDAVDGVTLVTRGSDLFFASHIHRLLQELLELPVPRWHHHGLLLGEDGKKLAKSSKSGERGFGLTELREAGEDGRALAERLRMGQMPCGITLARFPHGGS
- a CDS encoding HAD family hydrolase, which encodes MSRPLVITDCDEVLLHMVRHFRDWLDREHNVAFELEGNPFVQSMRRRDSDADLTEAEVWELLGAFFDTEMETQEPIAGAVDSIAELQREADVVVLTNLVDARNEARRRQLRDIGITAPVFTNQGPKGGLLRRIVEEHGASRAVFIDDIAKHHESAMEHAGHVHRLHFCGEPAIAPHVPCAHEAGHAHARIDNWAEALPWIIETLHGERQ
- a CDS encoding RidA family protein, whose product is MSIEARLAELGIELPKAAAPVAAYVPVVVANGLAHVSGQLPFVDGQLVTGRLGEDVSLEDGQAAARACGLMILSQLQEAGIALDRVERVVKLGAFVNSTADFTDQPKVANGASELMFEIFGDKGRHARAAVGVPALPLGAAVEVDAVIAIAD
- a CDS encoding GNAT family N-acetyltransferase, yielding MADSALTARIAPAVGSVDATEWDRLAGTDNPFTSHAFLTLLEDSGSVGPGTGWTPAPLLLEEEGKLVGAMPSYAKGHSQGEYVFDYAWADAWHRAGGEYYPKLQISAPFTPATGPRLLLADERHAAPLLAAAEQLVLQNGWSSAHATFVEPAQEKLFEAAGWLRREDLQFHWYNRDYASFEDFLGALTSRKRKDLRKERRLAIEGLEIKALTGADIRAEHWDAFWLFYQDTGARKWGTPYLTRAAFDLMGERMGDRLLLLLAYEDGLPIAGALNFIGGEALYGRYWGCLSERRFLHFELCYYRAIDAAIELGLKRVEAGAQGGHKLARGYEPVATVSMHYLADPGFRDAVADFLDRERRGIAIDQLHLAGHTPFRRG